One Tetrapisispora phaffii CBS 4417 chromosome 2, complete genome genomic region harbors:
- the DPH2 gene encoding 2-(3-amino-3-carboxypropyl)histidine synthase (similar to Saccharomyces cerevisiae DPH2 (YKL191W); ancestral locus Anc_4.293): MSDSGIESNDFVPPVLSTDQDENTFSFQKYSTTEKEREFYLGKYTEDELKEKIFDYYNLKGLIQYFKNHPEYYKVTLQFPDSLIHDSTIVVGILQEVLNNEVPILGLEKDMNENSTTPDMSTRKFWVLADTAYSACCVDEVASEHVQSQIVVHFGDACLNAIQKLPVVYSFGNSYLDTSKVIEKFKDQFDDHDAKICLMADFPNSHNITSIYKALLEENYKNLYLSSINPELANDKVTILGNSELEPSLKMVHTFGNRALYTIDTNFKNFNDDQLREEFQLFHISKPMDPHLLYLTTMFQSVSIYDIKDDTIMNGPFPSLMKRYKYMHVARTAGCIGILVNTLSLRNTKETISRLSKLIKDNGKKHYLFVVGKPNVAKLANFEAVDIWCVLGCGQSGIILDQYNEFYKPIITPYELTMALNDKVTWTGKWLVDFKQVLNEIEKGEEEKEEDNINGVSYNNEVNEDSLVPEFDAVTGRYISTSRPLRNITHLSIDNPNDNSSSSTSLIKNVSGGVLIKGTVSTSAEALQNREWSGLGSDFAQQDGYEEEGATLEQGIGGVARGYGFDRNRN, encoded by the coding sequence ATGTCAGACTCTGGTATAGAATCCAATGATTTTGTTCCTCCTGTTTTGTCTACTGATCAAGATGAAAATACCTTCAGTttccaaaaatattctACTACAGAGAAAGAAAGAGAGTTTTATCTAGGTAAATATACGGAGGATGAGCTTAAAGAAAAGATATTTGACTACTACAACCTTAAGGGtttaattcaatattttaaaaatcatCCAGAATACTATAAGGTGACATTACAGTTTCCAGATTCTTTAATTCACGATTCAACTATAGTTGTAGGAATATTACAAGAAGTCTTAAACAATGAAGTTCCAATTTTAGGTCTTGAAAAGGATATGAATGAAAATAGTACGACACCAGATATGAGTACAAGAAAATTTTGGGTATTAGCTGATACCGCGTACAGTGCTTGTTGTGTTGATGAAGTTGCATCGGAACATGTACAGTCACAAATAGTCGTTCACTTCGGAGATGCATGTTTGAATgcaattcaaaaattacCAGTTGTTTACTCGTTTGGTAACTCCTATTTGGATACTTCAAAGgtcattgaaaaatttaaagatcaATTTGATGATCATGATGCTAAGATTTGTTTGATGGCAGACTTCCCTAACTCTCATAATATTACCTCGATTTACAAAGCCctattagaagaaaattacaaaaacCTATACTTATCAAGTATCAATCCAGAGCTTGCTAATGACAAAGTTACAATTTTAGGAAATTCTGAATTAGAGCcatctttaaaaatggtACATACGTTTGGCAATAGAGCATTATACACAATAGATACcaactttaaaaatttcaatgatgATCAACTTCGAGAGgaatttcaattatttcacATATCTAAACCAATGGATCCccatttattatatttaactaCAATGTTTCAATCTGTATCAATTTATGATATTAAAGACGATACAATAATGAATGGACCATTTCCTTCTCTAATGAAAcgttataaatatatgcaTGTAGCAAGGACAGCAGGTTGTATCGGTATATTGGTTAACACTCTTTCGTTAAGAAATACAAAAGAAACAATAAGCAGATTATCCAAGTTAATTAAGGATAATGGGAAAAAGCATTATTTATTCGTAGTTGGCAAACCTAATGTAGCAAAATTAGCAAATTTTGAAGCAGTGGATATTTGGTGTGTGTTAGGTTGCGGTCAAAGTGGTATTATACTTGATCAGTATAATGAATTCTATAAGCCAATTATCACTCCATATGAATTAACAATGGCTCTAAACGATAAAGTGACCTGGACAGGGAAATGGTTAGTTGATTTTAAGCAAGTCCTAAATGAGATAGAAAAaggagaagaagaaaaagaagaagataacATTAATGGTGTGAGCTATAACAATGAAGTAAATGAAGATAGCTTGGTTCCAGAGTTTGATGCGGTTACAGGTAGATATATCAGTACTTCTAGACCCTTGAGAAACATAACACATTTATCAATTGACAATCCTAATGATAACTCCAGTTCATCTACTAGTTTGATCAAAAATGTCTCAGGAGGTGTGCTTATCAAAGGTACAGTCTCCACTTCTGCAGAAGCTTTGCAAAACCGTGAATGGTCTGGTCTAGGTAGTGACTTTGCACAACAAGACGGCTACGAAGAAGAAGGTGCTACATTAGAGCAAGGTATAGGCGGTGTCGCCCGTGGTTATGGATTTGACAGGAATCGTAACTAA
- the RPN13 gene encoding proteasome regulatory particle lid subunit RPN13 (similar to Saccharomyces cerevisiae RPN13 (YLR421C); ancestral locus Anc_4.295), whose translation MSTVKSIPKKIKFRAGIAKFDEVTKECIPLAVQGEIHLDASEEESELGFYDFEWKPTEDVNNPNNTPINLILIPGETVFVPIKSCTTGRVFAIIFSSNEKYFFWLQEKNPSNLRVNELSSNDKEIYQRITAILTAFEDDEDNEEGKALLNEKEKDVEME comes from the coding sequence ATGTCGACTGTAAAATCAATACctaaaaaaattaagttCAGAGCAGGGATTGCTAAATTCGACGAAGTTACAAAAGAATGTATTCCATTGGCAGTGCAAGGTGAGATCCATCTAGACGCTAGTGAAGAAGAGTCTGAATTAGGATTTTATGATTTTGAATGGAAGCCAACAGAAGACGTAAACAATCCAAATAACACCCCGatcaatttaattttaataccGGGAGAAACAGTATTTGTGCCAATTAAATCATGCACTACAGGTAGAGTATTTGCAATTATTTTCTCATCGAATGagaaatatttcttctggTTACAGGAAAAAAACCCATCTAATTTAAGAGTAAATGAATTGAGttcaaatgataaagaaatatatcaaaGAATTACTGCAATTCTAACAGcatttgaagatgatgaagataacGAAGAAGGCAAGGCGCTGCTTAACGAGAAGGAGAAAGACGTCGAGATGGAATAA
- the CNB1 gene encoding calcineurin regulatory subunit B (similar to Saccharomyces cerevisiae CNB1 (YKL190W); ancestral locus Anc_4.292), producing the protein MGATSSKLIENLLEDTNFDRDEIERLRKRFMKLDSDSSGSIDKSEFMSIPGVSSNPLAARIMEVFDSDNSGDIDFQEFITGLSIFSGRGSKDEKLRFAFKIYDIDKDGYISNGELFIVLKIMVGNNLDDEQLQQVVDRTIMENDLDGDNHLSFEEFKSAIETTEVAKSLTLSYGV; encoded by the coding sequence ATGGGTGCCACTTCTTCAAAACtaatagaaaatttattagaagataCCAACTTTGATAGGGATGAAATCGAAAGGCTAAGAAAGAGATTTATGAAACTAGATAGTGACAGTTCTGGCTCAATCGATAAGAGTGAGTTTATGAGTATTCCTGGTGTGTCATCGAACCCATTAGCAGCCAGAATTATGGAAGTATTTGATTCGGACAACAGCGGTGATATTGATTTCCAAGAATTTATCACAGGTTTATCTATATTTAGTGGACGTGGTAGTAAAGATGAAAAGCTTAGATTtgcatttaaaatatatgacATAGATAAGGATGGATATATATCTAATGGTGAGTTATTTATAGTGCTAAAAATAATGGTTGGTAATAATTTAGATGATGAACAATTGCAACAAGTTGTCGATAGAACTATTATGGAAAATGATCTTGATGGTGATAACCATTTAagttttgaagaatttaaaagtGCAATTGAAACCACTGAAGTTGCCAAAAGTTTAACGTTATCTTACGGTGTATAG
- the PXA2 gene encoding ATP-binding cassette long-chain fatty acid transporter PXA2 (similar to Saccharomyces cerevisiae PXA2 (YKL188C); ancestral locus Anc_4.287) — MISSNFLDIYKRNRVAILRASTVVLLYSTFKNSMANDNYKRTRSDKRERKRRKSNIEDQNPQEIQLIDIEDEENNEVRNSTSNEENQRLSNNFLFRLILKDKKCLLLFLVQSVLLVLRTVLTLHVATLDGKLVSALVKARYLDFLKILLGQWMTLGIPASFINASIQYVTKLCAITINKQLSNHLLDKYLKNYKVFYSVVTNSNGPPEPLNNSEVSDNHNVDNDNDHKEGVKKVSLKTPEIQDHLTRDIYQFSTNSSMLLNQLLKPTLDLLLCSFKLLTGNTTMMGESTLVLGLIVNFSNSFLRLIQPNFTQLTMLRSSLESWFRTLHSNIRSNNEEIAILRGQDKELTNLDYSFYQLVLFLNREIKERALYDFATTFVIKYTWGVAGLILCSIPIFFGEKDSKGKMMNRDVIAEFITNRRLLLTASGSVGRFVELKRNVQQLRGIWMRLNSFNNSLEYNTAIDSKIDNALEDQLISYDNSKIEFINVPLITPAGQVLVPELNFRLEHGNHLLIIGPNGCGKSSLFRILGGLWPVRQTLVEGHETKLIMPSRNSENECTVYYLPQRPYMGNRSTFREQIIYPDSIEQFEKRFQGNYMKGDEFLMEILKILDLDDLISENMSLVLAKRSKIDFVNETNNTVEIKDSFDLIRNWSDELSIGIQQRLAMARMYYHKPKFAVLDECTSAVSPLMEQRMYENAQRFNISLISVCHRTSLWHFHNYLLKFDGLGGYKFGEFNPVERLSNEEKLTELNVILNQQTPIWEKRLQELTEARKSNIIRKSQTDLKAMEDLQKDFNYRPRSPVKLLMMNEKARNSSTSLPSSGRTALKNNISSKKNSKLRKESLKSTEKQKK; from the coding sequence atgatCAGTTCCAATTTTTTGGATATTTACAAGAGGAATAGAGTCGCTATTCTGAGAGCTTCAACTGTGGTGCTTTTATACTCgacttttaaaaatagtaTGGCCAACGACAATTATAAGAGAACAAGAAGTGATAAACGTGAACGGAAGAGACGAAAATCTAATATTGAAGATCAGAATCCTCAAGAAATACAATTAATAGATATCGAAGATGAAGAGAACAATGAGGTGAGAAATAGTACatcaaatgaagaaaatcaaCGTCTGtctaataattttctatttaGGCTGATACTAAAGGATAAGAAATGCCtccttttatttttagttcAGTCAGTATTACTGGTTTTAAGAACTGTTTTGACTCTGCATGTTGCAACTTTGGATGGTAAATTAGTATCTGCTTTAGTGAAGGCGAGATACCTggattttttaaagatattattgGGGCAATGGATGACTTTGGGTATTCCAGCAAGTTTTATCAATGCTTCAATTCAATATGTCACTAAATTATGCGCAATAACAATCAATAAACAATTATCTAATCATTTACTggataaatatttaaaaaattacaaagTATTCTATTCAGTGGTCACAAACTCGAATGGACCCCCAGAACCATTGAATAATAGTGAAGTGTCTGATAATCACAATGTAGATAACGATAACGATCATAAGGAGGGAGTTAAAAAGGTAAGTCTCAAAACACCTGAAATTCAAGATCATTTGACTCGTGATATCTACCAATTTTCAACTAACTCATCAATGCTTCTAAATCAACTTTTAAAGCCAACTTTAGATTTATTACTTTGttcattcaaattattaaccGGTAATACTACCATGATGGGTGAGAGCACACTAGTATTGGGgttaattgtaaatttttcaaattcattcTTAAGATTAATACAACCTAATTTTACACAATTAACTATGTTAAGATCGTCATTAGAAAGTTGGTTTAGAACTCTTCACTCGAATATACGCTCcaataatgaagaaatcgCTATTTTAAGAGGCCAGGATAAAGAATTAACTAACCTAgattattctttttaccAATTGGttctatttttaaatagagaaattaaagaaagagCTTTATATGATTTTGCAACTACATTTGTAATTAAATATACGTGGGGCGTAGCAGGTTTGATTTTATGCTCAATACCTATATTTTTTGGAGAAAAAGATTCTAAAGGTAAAATGATGAACAGAGATGTTATTGCAGAATTTATAACAAATAGACGTCTACTATTAACAGCATCTGGTTCTGTTGGAAGATTTGTTGAGTTGAAACGTAACGTACAGCAGCTTAGAGGCATTTGGATGAGATTGAATAGTTTCAATAACTCATTGGAATACAACACAGCAATTGACTCTAAAATAGATAATGCACTTGAAGATCAGTTAATTTCATATGACAATAGTAAAATAGAATTCATTAACGTTCCTCTAATCACACCAGCTGGCCAAGTTTTAGTCCCAGAATTAAATTTCAGGTTAGAGCACGGAAACCATTTATTGATTATTGGTCCAAATGGATGTGGTAAATCGTCATTATTCCGTATTTTAGGTGGTTTATGGCCAGTAAGACAAACACTTGTTGAAGGACatgaaacaaaattaatcaTGCCATCTAGAAACTCCGAAAACGAATGCACTGTCTACTATTTACCACAAAGGCCATATATGGGCAATAGATCCACTTTTAGAGAACAGATAATCTATCCAGATTCTATTGAACAATTTGAAAAGAGATTTCAAGGTAATTACATGAAAGGTGATGAGTTTTTAAtggaaatattaaagattttagATCTTGATGACTTGATCAGTGAGAATATGTCACTTGTGTTAGCAAAACGATCTAAGATTGACTTTGTTAATGAAACAAACAATACGGTTGAGATTAAAGATAGTTTTGATTTAATAAGAAATTGGTCGGATGAGTTATCAATAGGTATACAACAGCGTTTAGCAATGGCCAGAATGTATTATCATAAACCTAAATTTGCAGTTTTAGATGAATGTACATCTGCAGTATCCCCACTTATGGAGCAGCGCATGTACGAAAATGCTCAAAGGTTTAATATTTCGCTGATCTCTGTCTGTCATAGAACAAGTTTATGGCATTTCCATAACTATTTGTTGAAATTCGATGGACTAGGTGGATATAAATTTGGAGAATTCAACCCAGTTGAGAGACTATCGAATGAAGAGAAACTCACTGAATTAAATGTAATTTTAAACCAACAGACTCCAATATGGGAAAAAAGATTACAAGAACTAACAGAAGCTAGAAAATCTAACATTATCAGGAAATCACAAACTGACTTAAAGGCAATGGAAGATTTACAAAAAGATTTCAATTATAGACCAAGAAGTCCTGTCAAACTCCTGATGATGAATGAAAAGGCCAGAAACTCTTCTACATCATTGCCTTCTAGTGGTCGTACagcattaaaaaataatatatcgagtaaaaagaattcaaaattgaGGAAAGaatctttaaaatcaaCAGAAAAGCAGAAAAAG